cctgatatagcattttaaacatcaacaactaccttaaaattgttcATAAAGTTGGAAATTGTCCCTAATcaccccattttaccggtatctGTGACAGTGCttaatgtgggaaaatgaaagaaagccgctggacgtagcttctcggaattctccaaaaagtccactgaaaaagtgtcagtaaataaccaccattttactgagattatatttcatcccttatcatctcatcttcatttcatttcataattatcattttcacatacaaaatgataaaatattaggctggaTGGTACGATACTTTTGCTTTTGCAGTTTGAAAAATGGAATCACTACTAATAACATCACCATTTTGACAATAAGTTTTCAAAACAAAACCCAACTTCCAAAATAAGtgcctatattattataaccatAACCTAACAAATTGACTAATGTCTAACTTAAGATTTAGTTAAGTGTaaactaaattattaaaattgatctataaaaaattgttatatatttttataaaactcatttCATTAATTGAAAAGAAATATGTTGTGTCCAGAAGTATGGGATTTCCCGCCACCTAAAGTTTATTGTACGTCGAATAAAAGTATAACATTAGAATCGGTACAGAAGTTCATCAAAATGAATGATTATTATCAAAGTATTATAGTTACATGCCCGGATACTACACAGATGCCGAGTTTCATCAAAGACACAATTACGGAGGATAGTGTATACTACAGAATAAATGATTGTTCGCTTATGGAAATAATTGaacctatttttataaatacttttgtTAAAAATGGATACTTGTATTGTTTATCAAGTGAGAGAAACTGTGTCATACAAAATTGCTTTGCTGTAACGCCGGAGGGAATTCTGATATTACACATTCTAGAATATGATTTTCAAACACTAGGATTTGAAGGCCACAAGCGCCCTCATAATTACTATGAGGtatcaataaaattgaaagaaataaaaaattatgataaaataCGTCAAGGTCTTAAGAAGTTGGGGAAATTTGATTTTGATGTTATATGGGAGCCAACAAATGAAGATATTTGTCCATCAACCATAGCTAAGTATTTTTATGAACTTAACTACAAAGTAACTGCAAAACCTCCAGTTTTGAAAACAGTATCACCTACCATAACTGAAATACCATCAGTTTCACATGCCAGTATCGATGAATTGGTTGAGTGGACTGGAATACTTGCACACAATGGTAACCTGTCACAGTACGAGACATACATTAGTACTTACTGTCCACCTGAGAGTGAACGTTCATTACATTCAACAAACATTTCAGTTATAATTGTTGAAGGTTACTTCTCACCTACTGTATTACAAAAGCTATGCAACATTATAACAGATTATGTAAAATCTAGAGACTTGGATGATTATTGGGCATCAATCAGTATACAAAGCTGCAATCATAGCTATTGGAGATGGAGTTATAGCAGTCCGAAGATGTTTCAAAGTCATGATTCaagttgtaatatattttttagtcaagaaaataatatgttatattcAATTGGACAGTTGATATATTCATAGCAGTTGTGAATTGTGACAGCTCATACTGTccaaaaatgaattttattttgtgcaACTGTTGctcataaataatgtttatttggtaataataaaattaactgtttttctcacaatttttattatagtttcttTAAAGAAGACAATTTCAATGAAGTTTATAATGCAATGTGTTCACAGTCTATCCAATACTCCACAGATACTAGAAGCTATAGACATCATGATTAAAATGTCATTTATTTTGCCATGTATAATGGTTCTTACCCTGAGATCACACAAAGTAATTGCTTCATCATAGAAATGAGAAAAACAAGGCTTCCAATCTCTATGACTGACAACATCATATTACATTAATGTTATCTCATTAATTCCCGTATTAAATACTAGTGTGGAAGGGCATGTGACAAACATACTcaggtttttttgttatttgtgccTACAAGacttatgtttatatttaaattaacaaaaatatgatTTGTTTCTTGGTTATCTCCTTTTTTACTAACCCTtaaatatttttggtaaaaCTATTTGATGTTTTTAGACATATTAATGTGTTACTTCCACAACTTATGACAAATCTATTGATACCTCATTATGTCTGAAGATACTGTGGAACATGTTAAAGAATTGCCAAACATACAAACTTatgaaaaacattaattacGCTTCTATGTCAGTCTAgtaattttaagatttaattatataaagagTATATAAACTTTAAGTTCCAGTGATATATCTGTGTAAACATCTATCCTTTAAAACAATCACTCGTCAAATTGCAGCTACCTATTTACGGAGCTATcaataattaagaaaacaaggtaacaacattttcaaaactttattataacaaaacaaGAAAACAAGTATACACTGAGATACATAAACGCCTGCACCAAGGATAATGTGAAGCCAAAGATTGCAATATTGCATAACTTCAGGAatgctattaaaaataattttataacctcCTATAGACTTACTTACTACTACAACTGATTATGCTTACATCTTTTCACTATCAGATGGACTAATATTACCGTCAAAGACACtgggttttttatttatgtaggtgaaatttaaacaaaaattagtaTTCAAAATATCATGAAGTCACTAAATATTGTAGTACCAAGCCCAACATAtgaaaaatgtatgtatttaaatctTGGCCAAGCCAATGACTCCACAAGCAATACGGCCACCGGCATTACCAGTGGTCTTACTTAGCTCATGGCCACCGAGTCCCAAGTCATCAGGGTCAGCATGGACAACTAAAGTGCGACCAATGATGCTGTTAGGTCCATGAAGAGAGATCTGGGAATCTTGGATTGATACCTGTAAATATAGAgatttttaactattttcaaaaatgtttctaaaaatctttttatttttattgccaaggtgtgtggacgagctcacagcccacctggtgttaagtggttactggaacccatagacatctacaacgtaaatgcgccacacaccttgagatataagttctaaggtctcagtatagttacaacagctgccccacccttcaagccgaaacgcattactgcttcacggcagaaatgggcggggcggtggtacctaccaccaccagtaaaaatatttaattaacgcTTTAAGTACTcttttgaaaatgaaattacAGGTTTAACGAGAGACTGCTGGGTGGCAGGAATAGCCAACAAATTGCATATTCTCATAACATTGGTGGTGGTAGTgattaatttacattgtaagCTTGCATTGGTAAACTACACTggcttatttatttctattgtgAAGCATTGAGAatacattccggtttgaagagtaggttAGTCATTAAAAATGACCATGAGACTTTAATATTGTCTGATGGTGGTCAGCAGCATAACCAGTCTCCATTATTACAAATAGTGGAGataatataacaaattacataACATTAGTACATATTAAAACTAAAGTGATGACAAATTTGAGAATGATGTTGCTATTTAACATATCAAGTTGTTGAGGTCATCAAAATGATGGTACTTACTTTAGTGACTCCAGAGTCTTCAATTGCCTCAATGTTACCGAGGTCGCCGACATGGCGTACAGCAGAACTGGGACCACCATGATCTTGTTTTTCAGGGTTGAAATGAGCTCCAGCTGATGTGCAACCGTTTGTGTTGTCACCAAATTCGTGCACATGGAAACCGTGTTTACCCTTTAACAGTAAAGTTTATTCATTACCATAGTAGATGATGCCCAGATTTTCAGAATGAATACATGAAGCTTATTTTGCATTGTTGTATTTCTTCATGTTAACTGTTAAACAAGtcaatatgtaatatatttttttacattacgtGTTAAAACCACCTGAAAGTTCTGAATATTGACTACACTATTCTCAATAATTAAAACCAATTTCTTTATCAGTTATTAttacaacattatttttttactatcaaTGTTTAAAGAATAATGACTTGCTAGTTCGATACAAGCTTCCATATTATCATATTCAGTAATTGTATGTACATTATACACAATCACTATCATTGCAAGGTCATTTGACTATAAACAGTTTAATTATTCTTATTTGTTAACATTACCTATTTACATTGGGATTTTACAAGTGAtaactataattatatttttttgtactttgaaaaaaaaatagacactacagataaaaaaatacaaaacaagtaTTAAAGAGACAGGCCGACTCCATTTTCTTGACACTTTTTAATTATGACTTCCTGCTTCCTGCCGAATTCTTGCTTTTGTATATGATTGAACAGTTATGAGCCAAATTGATAATTGATTATTTTTGGCTCaagataaatttcaattttgacGTCTGGATAGCAATTATATACACTACAGGGCTCAAAGAGAGCAAGCAGCACTTCCGTTATGGTGTCACATTGAATGAGTGGAATTCAGGAAATgagaataaattttgtttttgttttagcagTCATACAGTCCCCAGTCAGTTGTCCTAATTTGATAGCCTGTCAAAGCCTATTTGTACTAAGTAATAAGTTTCGTAGTAACATCACATACAAACCTTAGTCAAGCCCTGGACCTCTCCAGAAACAACAACAGGTGACTTTTCATCCTGTAATTGAAAGGCATTATTTAAAACGTTGTTTTTTTCTCTCATCAGTCTGACTGTAAttatcagaaaaaaaattaattattgatcAATAACTTATTTcttattacttattatatatatatcaacttttcagtttgaaatgttttttgtttattttatattaagtttGTAAGGTAAATTTTccttatacatatattacaaaaacaacaCCTTTTATACATCCTTAACAATCGTCAACTAAAAATACTGAAAAAGAATAAGAGGATAATCCAAAAAATATCCTCATTTCATTGTCAGGATTAATACTTATGtagaatatttaaatacaaagtcATGAGAACAGTCTGGTCTTTTCAAATGTCACACAAAGATGATTGGCTTTagaaaatgtttttcattttttcaagTATGATTGAATTTAGTGTTACATTTTTCTAatctaataatgtattattaccatgaaatcattttaagtattttttcatGCAAGATAAGTTTTTCAATCAACATATATGACAAGGTTACTAAGCATCCAGAGTATAaggaaaatttaaaacaaatcgtAATTTATGGGTAACTTTATGTAAAGATTGAAAACTCACTtcttaaactaaattattttgaatcatTAATCAAGAAAAATGTTCTACACTGACAACTAACTGTACAGAatgattatattaatattaaattttacttagTGTATTTGTAATTCCAACATAGcactttctttaattttaataaatgaggaaatgcttgaataaatattttatttgtttataaatattggTGCCACTATGAtggagtttgaatataaaaGTAATGGTAGGCAACACTTAACACATGTAAGGTTACAGTTTCAAATATTGGAatgcttatttaaatatttaaaacagatGATTGTCTTCTCGTCAGTGTAGACAATGACTTATCATCTAGACACGGACAGAGCAACATATTAgagttttgtaaaaataaaatattataatggtgTAATAGTTTACAAAGTatatgcaatataattatattaaccatgaagcaatgtttttaaatagcctctCACCCCAGAACCCAGTCCACTCAAATTCAACCGTCCAACACACTATAAGTACTGGAGTGCATAGGCTGCAGTAACTGCTTAATACTGGACTGCATTTATGAGGACATTACcattcctaataaaataaaaaaactgtactGTACGATATtataaagcaaaataaaaaaccagtcagtaaaaacgcaaaaaaacaattgactTCTAGAACCATCTTCAAccaggtaggtaggtacataaaaATGTCGGCCGGTATTATAACAGACACAAAtttctcattaatatatttaatattggtTCATTAATAAAAGTgtgtattattaatgttaaagTACATACTtacgaatttattttatatggtTAAATAACCCTAAGTACATAcgtaatacaatttatttagtaaCTTAATATTGGAGTCGTTGGTAATACCTGCTGATCGAAGAAAACAGTTCCGCTA
This is a stretch of genomic DNA from Bombyx mori chromosome 23, ASM3026992v2. It encodes these proteins:
- the SOD gene encoding superoxide dismutase [Cu-Zn], which codes for MPAKAVCVLRGDVSGTVFFDQQDEKSPVVVSGEVQGLTKGKHGFHVHEFGDNTNGCTSAGAHFNPEKQDHGGPSSAVRHVGDLGNIEAIEDSGVTKVSIQDSQISLHGPNSIIGRTLVVHADPDDLGLGGHELSKTTGNAGGRIACGVIGLAKI
- the LOC101741811 gene encoding uncharacterized protein LOC101741811 — protein: MLCPEVWDFPPPKVYCTSNKSITLESVQKFIKMNDYYQSIIVTCPDTTQMPSFIKDTITEDSVYYRINDCSLMEIIEPIFINTFVKNGYLYCLSSERNCVIQNCFAVTPEGILILHILEYDFQTLGFEGHKRPHNYYEVSIKLKEIKNYDKIRQGLKKLGKFDFDVIWEPTNEDICPSTIAKYFYELNYKVTAKPPVLKTVSPTITEIPSVSHASIDELVEWTGILAHNGNLSQYETYISTYCPPESERSLHSTNISVIIVEGYFSPTVLQKLCNIITDYVKSRDLDDYWASISIQSCNHSYWRWSYSSPKMFQSHDSSCNIFFSQENNMLYSIGQLIYS